A segment of the Burkholderia sp. PAMC 26561 genome:
GTCATGCGCAAGCCGGCGAGATCGCCACGCTCGGCATTCCGCCGACACGTCCCGACACCGGCTTCGGCTACATCCGTCTTGGCGATTCGCTCGATCACGGCGCGCACATGATCGAACGCTTTGTCGAAAAGCCCGCTGCCGAACTCGCGGCCCAATATGTTGCGTCGGGCAACTACTGGTGGAACAGCGGCATCTTTATCGTGCGCGCATCGGTATGGCTTGCAGCGCTCGAACAGCTTCAGCCGGACATGCACGCAGCATGCGTGGCGTCGTTCAAGGAGGCCACGCGCACCGATGAATACTTCCGCCCGAACGCAGCGGCTTTCGCAACGTCGCCGTCCGACTCCATCGACTATGCGGTGATGGAACACCTCGGCAAGCCCGGTTCGCCGTTCAAGGGCGTGGTCGTGCCGCTCGAAGCAGGCTGGTCCGATCTCGGCTCGTGGGACGCCGTATGCGATGCACTGGAGAAGGACGAAGACGGCAACGTGGGAAGCGGCCGTGTGCTGTTCGAAGGCGCGACCGCGAGCTATGCGCGTTCGGAAGGCGGCAGGCTGGTTGCATGCGTGGGCACGAACAACATCATCGTGGTCGAGACGGATGACGCCGTACTCGTGGCCGACCGGTCACGCGTGCAGGACATCAAGGGCCTCGTGTCGCGTATCAAGCTGTCGAAGTCGCCCGAAGCGGACATGCACAGAAAAGTGCGCCGTCCGTGGGGCTTCTACGATTCCATCGACAACGGTCCGCGTTTCCAGGTCAAACGCATCGTGGTGAATCCGGGCGCTCGCCTGTCGCTGCAGATGCATCACCATCGCGCGGAACATTGGGTCGTGGTCACCGGAACGGCGCTCGTCACGCGCGGCGAAGAAGAAATTCTTCTCAGCGAAAACGAATCGGTCTATATCCCGCTCGGCGTGAAGCATCGGCTGGAAAATCCGGGCCGCGTGCCGCTCGAGATCATCGAGGTGCAGTCGGGCACGTACCTCGGCGAAGACGACATCGTCAGGTTCGACGACAAGTACGGCCGCAGCTAAGCAGGTAGCCAATCGTTCGGGGAGAAGAACATGCGCGGAATAAGCAAGCTACTAGCGAGGCTGTTCGACGTTTCGATGATCGTGGGCGGCGCGCTCATCGCTTCACAGATTCGTTTCGACGATGTATCGCAACGGAGTTTCTATCTGGCATTCGTGGCCTTTGCCGCGGCGTTTTCGCTTGCCGTGTTTCCGGCATTCGGCGTGTACGAATCATGGCGGGGGCGCTCGAAAGGCGCGCTTGCCGGACAAGTCGCGCTGAGCTGGCTCATCGTGCAGGCTTGCGCCATGGCGTTGATGTTTTCGCTGCATCGCATCGACTTCGTGTCGCGCCTCTGGTTCGTGTACTGGACCGGCATTTCGGGCGCCGCGATGATCGCGGGACGCATGGTGACGCATACGGTGCTCGGGCGCGTACGCAATGCAGGGCTGAACTTGTCGCAGGTCGCTATTGCAGGCATTGGCGATCACTGCGATGCAATCGTTCGCAAGATCGATACAGCACCTGCCGCGGGCTTTCGTGCAACGGCCGCATTCAACGTGCAGGCCGGCACGAAAATGAACACCCGCGTGCCGGTGTTCGACGACCATGCGGCGTTCGCCAGTTATGTACGCACGCAGAACGTGGCTGAAGTCTGGCTCGCGTTGCCGCTGACGGAAGAACGCACGATCCTGAAACTGGTCGATGAGTTCCGCGACGACCTCATCAACATCCGTTTCATGCCGGACGTACGCACGCTTTCGCTATTCGAAGGCAGCGTGACGAGCCTGCTGGGCGTGCCGACGATCAACCTTGCTGCATCGCCGCTGCCGCCGAATGCGCTGATGCAGAAAGAGGTCTTCGACCGCATCTTCGCAGCCGGTGCCTTGCTCGCTGTGTCGCCGATCATGATTGCGTGCGCGATTGCCGTGAAGCTCAGTTCGCGAGGCCCTGTGTTCTTCAAGCAACGCCGCAAGGGCGCCGATGGTCAGGTCTTCAACATCTACAAGTTCCGCTCCATGCGTCAGCATGTGCAGAAAGCAGGTGTTGTGGAGCAGGCCACGCGTGGCGATCCGCGCATCACCCGGGTAGGTGCGTTCCTTCGACGCACGAGCCTCGACGAGTTGCCGCAGTTCATCAATGTGCTGCGCGGCGAAATGTCGGTGGTCGGCCCACGCCCACATGCGCTGGAACATGACGACCTGTACCAGAAGGTCGTGTCGGGCTATATCCATCGATACCGGATCAAGCCGGGCATCACCGGCTGGGCGCAGGTCAACGGCTTTCGCGGCGAGACCGATCGGATCGAGAAGATGGAAGGGCGCGTTGCGCATGACCTGTATTACCTCGGCAACTGGTCATTCGGGCTCGACATGAAGATCATTGCTGCAACGGTGTTCAAGGGGTTTCGACACTCGAACGCTTATTAACAAGCGCTATTTGTGAAAGAAGAAGGGCAGCGAACGCTGCCCTTTTATACGTCATCACCACGGCCGCACCACCATGCGCAGCGCGCCCTTGATTCCTGGCGTACTGGCGCTGTCGAAGGGAATGATCACATCCGGTGGGACGCCCTTCGTGAAGTCGATGGCAGTTATCTGCGTCGTGCCGTTCGCCCATCCGTATTCCACTGTCCATGGACTTGCCGCCGCGTTGTCCGGCGGCGGTGTGACTCGCACGATCGCATTGCCCTGGAACAGGTCGGCGCCTTCAAAATGTCCGTCAGGCCAGAAGCGCTTTTCGATTTCATAGTCAGGAACCTTGGCCGCGAAAATCATTGCGTACGAAAGTGTGGACGAACTTCGGTCGACGCGCGACTTCTTGGAAAGAAACACGCTGCCCAGATAGATCTTTCTTGCGTTGGCGTCGGCGCCGGTCAATTGCTGGTGGGATCGAACAGCGGGTGAATCCTCCACGGACTTTCGGCGCGTGAGGAACCAGCGCTTCCCTTTTGGGGCGGCGCACATCTCGAACTGGTAAAGCGCCGTGACACTCGATGCCTGCGGAACCAGTTCATCAGGCAAGGTAACGCTGTCTATGTCAGCCCAGATGTCTACGCGTACATCGCCGAACAAGAACCTCACGAGGTTCTGGTACGCCTCTTCCGAATTGACGATGCCGAAGTAGCCCGAATGCGACCGGAACGCGTAGTTGGTGGCGACTTGCCGGGTTGCCATGTTGTCATCGACGCCCCAGAGCGACGCGTTGTCCACGCGCACCAGTCCGTCGCTGCCGTTGCCTACGAACGCGCGAACAACACCTTGCAGCACTTCGTAATCGCCGCGATTCGTTCCGACCATGCAAAAGATCCGGTCCGATGGCATCGCGCTTTGTGGAATCAGATCGACACGGCCATTGAATTGCGGCGAGATCTGCTGGAGGTTCAGGTACGTGGTCATCTCGCTACGGTTGAACGTGTTGGTCTGTTCCGCGGTGAGCCATGACGGCACGTTGATGCCGAGCACATCGATTC
Coding sequences within it:
- a CDS encoding mannose-1-phosphate guanylyltransferase/mannose-6-phosphate isomerase, yielding MDKLKLGTEDAAGATVVEGAADCSRLVQVILAGGSGTRLWPVSREHFPKQLIGVIGNESLLQATVMRMKGFPAGWEVAADPVIVCGEDHRFATGEQVRASGVTARIVVEPARRDTAPALTLAALTACADGNDAILVAMPADHAIADLAALHGAIDIAARHAQAGEIATLGIPPTRPDTGFGYIRLGDSLDHGAHMIERFVEKPAAELAAQYVASGNYWWNSGIFIVRASVWLAALEQLQPDMHAACVASFKEATRTDEYFRPNAAAFATSPSDSIDYAVMEHLGKPGSPFKGVVVPLEAGWSDLGSWDAVCDALEKDEDGNVGSGRVLFEGATASYARSEGGRLVACVGTNNIIVVETDDAVLVADRSRVQDIKGLVSRIKLSKSPEADMHRKVRRPWGFYDSIDNGPRFQVKRIVVNPGARLSLQMHHHRAEHWVVVTGTALVTRGEEEILLSENESVYIPLGVKHRLENPGRVPLEIIEVQSGTYLGEDDIVRFDDKYGRS
- a CDS encoding undecaprenyl-phosphate glucose phosphotransferase, producing MRGISKLLARLFDVSMIVGGALIASQIRFDDVSQRSFYLAFVAFAAAFSLAVFPAFGVYESWRGRSKGALAGQVALSWLIVQACAMALMFSLHRIDFVSRLWFVYWTGISGAAMIAGRMVTHTVLGRVRNAGLNLSQVAIAGIGDHCDAIVRKIDTAPAAGFRATAAFNVQAGTKMNTRVPVFDDHAAFASYVRTQNVAEVWLALPLTEERTILKLVDEFRDDLINIRFMPDVRTLSLFEGSVTSLLGVPTINLAASPLPPNALMQKEVFDRIFAAGALLAVSPIMIACAIAVKLSSRGPVFFKQRRKGADGQVFNIYKFRSMRQHVQKAGVVEQATRGDPRITRVGAFLRRTSLDELPQFINVLRGEMSVVGPRPHALEHDDLYQKVVSGYIHRYRIKPGITGWAQVNGFRGETDRIEKMEGRVAHDLYYLGNWSFGLDMKIIAATVFKGFRHSNAY
- a CDS encoding esterase/lipase family protein translates to MPNRYPIIYIRGYAMTVSERNDTAADPFCGFNVGSTLYRATGASDRQPAKFVFESPLVRLASEYQYQHVYQDGYDIMDPDWSPPRDDNGNSIPGIPASSIIIYRYYDDGSALLGDGKSRKVEVYAQGLNDLLKRVKELVLQHQPADGSPPMTDKDFKYYLVAHSMGGLVARAFLHNTSEDFRPMREAADKFFTFATPHNGIDVLGINVPSWLTAEQTNTFNRSEMTTYLNLQQISPQFNGRVDLIPQSAMPSDRIFCMVGTNRGDYEVLQGVVRAFVGNGSDGLVRVDNASLWGVDDNMATRQVATNYAFRSHSGYFGIVNSEEAYQNLVRFLFGDVRVDIWADIDSVTLPDELVPQASSVTALYQFEMCAAPKGKRWFLTRRKSVEDSPAVRSHQQLTGADANARKIYLGSVFLSKKSRVDRSSSTLSYAMIFAAKVPDYEIEKRFWPDGHFEGADLFQGNAIVRVTPPPDNAAASPWTVEYGWANGTTQITAIDFTKGVPPDVIIPFDSASTPGIKGALRMVVRPW